The Fortiea contorta PCC 7126 genome has a segment encoding these proteins:
- a CDS encoding cytochrome P450: MTSKTIFELPGPKGDSLVGSLVDFGQAPLDFLTRCGREYGDIVPMYLALNPACLLTNPSYIEQVLKERNFFIKSRGSRALKSLVGEGLLTSEGESWLRQRRLLQPVFHQKRIANYGNIMVSYTEQMLETWRDGETRDVHQDMMRLTLNIVMKTIFNRDLADQEAQNVAEALNSAMDWFESKRKENFVFVEWLPIPENIRYKNAVEQMDLTIYQMINQRRTSNENSGDLLSMLMEARDEIDGSQMSDRQLRDEIATLMLAGHETTSNTLTGVWLLLSRYPQVRDKLLAELQQVLGNNSPSIADIPQLPYTEMVIKEAMRIYPPVFMMAREAAQDCEIGGYEVPSGCMLMMSQWVMHRHPRYFAEPEVFKPERWTNDLEKSLPRGVYFPFGDGPRICIGKSFALLEAVLILATIARKFELTLVPEHPIVPQAAITLRPAYGVKVVVRSLDFS, encoded by the coding sequence ATGACCTCTAAAACTATATTTGAATTACCTGGGCCAAAAGGAGATTCTCTTGTCGGTAGTCTGGTTGATTTTGGACAGGCTCCTCTCGATTTTTTAACTAGGTGCGGTCGTGAATATGGCGATATTGTACCTATGTATTTAGCTTTAAATCCAGCTTGTTTATTAACTAATCCTAGCTATATTGAGCAGGTGCTGAAAGAGCGAAATTTTTTTATCAAAAGTCGGGGTTCACGCGCTCTCAAAAGCTTGGTGGGTGAAGGACTTTTAACAAGTGAAGGAGAATCTTGGTTACGTCAGCGTCGTTTATTACAGCCAGTATTCCACCAAAAACGCATCGCTAATTACGGGAATATCATGGTTAGTTATACTGAACAAATGCTTGAGACTTGGCGAGATGGAGAAACGCGGGATGTGCATCAGGATATGATGCGTTTGACTTTAAATATTGTGATGAAGACAATTTTTAACCGCGATCTTGCAGATCAAGAAGCTCAAAATGTTGCTGAGGCGTTAAACTCAGCAATGGATTGGTTTGAAAGTAAGCGTAAAGAAAATTTTGTTTTTGTAGAATGGTTGCCTATACCTGAAAATATTCGTTATAAAAATGCTGTTGAGCAGATGGATCTAACTATCTATCAAATGATTAATCAACGGCGCACGAGTAATGAAAATTCAGGAGATTTACTCTCCATGTTGATGGAGGCTCGTGATGAAATTGATGGTAGCCAAATGAGCGATCGCCAATTACGCGACGAAATTGCCACTTTAATGCTAGCAGGGCATGAAACTACATCTAATACTTTAACAGGTGTATGGTTACTATTATCTCGTTATCCTCAAGTTCGTGACAAATTGTTAGCGGAATTACAACAAGTTTTAGGCAATAATTCACCGAGCATTGCAGACATACCACAGTTACCTTACACCGAGATGGTCATCAAGGAAGCGATGCGGATTTATCCTCCCGTATTCATGATGGCTCGTGAAGCTGCTCAAGATTGCGAAATTGGTGGCTATGAGGTGCCATCTGGCTGTATGTTGATGATGAGCCAGTGGGTGATGCATCGCCATCCGCGTTATTTTGCAGAACCAGAGGTATTTAAACCGGAGCGCTGGACTAACGATTTAGAGAAAAGTTTACCCAGAGGAGTTTATTTTCCCTTTGGCGATGGCCCCCGCATTTGTATTGGTAAAAGCTTTGCACTTTTAGAAGCAGTTTTAATCTTAGCGACTATTGCTCGCAAATTTGAATTAACTCTTGTCCCAGAGCATCCCATCGTACCCCAAGCCGCAATCACACTACGTCCAGCATACGGCGTGAAGGTAGTAGTGCGATCGCTCGATTTTTCATAA
- a CDS encoding GumC family protein, with translation MADSSLNQGQMVNTSSPSLIKIKKLSTILLRRRYLILVVSGVVMSFASFMTIINKPMYQSSMQMLVISKLKEDLSSNNSQHNSEIKFTDSAAHVAEYTIQLKLMLSSKLIRKTVDLLRPYYPNITVEDISFSQEEDKKPPLKVTQLEGIRTVNKVFSQVFEISFQDQDPVKTQRVLQALQTVYQDYNIQQKNERLHQGLAFINARLPEIKQKLIQSQNRLEEFRKKHNLLDPEAQSKILLTSLADIQKNLQTTSAEIQQVQTLYANLKQKMASSSQNALITPHLNRSTRYQALLNEIQKTELTLVQEQKRYTDASPTVQTLKQQRQNQLALLQQEAKKLLENKVIHPGNSEKSLSVPNEIEGVDVKLMAEVIQTQTKALGLIANEKSLIESEQNLRVELKKYPSLIAEYNRLLPDVETNQKSLEQLLQQQQLLGLKIAQGGFDWQVLQEPAIGTDISNHKSLLLFVGVIAGPILGILVAVIWELFDKSIYSTQELQRLARLQLLGKMPNLSMNRFKKRLPNLSNEREKNLPYLITANDVILPHHQSLEIIYQNLQILKHSSPVKSLLLTSTSVGEGKTTLALGLAASAAHMHQRVLLIDANLQRPSLHNILEISNDWGLSLLLVDETNSQIHEYIQPIHPSIDVLTAGPFPEDTVTLFSSQRMKQLIAYFGQNYDLVLIDASAISDMVDARILAPLCDGIIMVSRIGQVKRNELIQAKEILSNLNLVGVVANEVS, from the coding sequence ATGGCTGATAGTAGTCTGAATCAAGGACAAATGGTTAATACATCTTCCCCAAGTCTGATTAAAATTAAAAAATTATCTACGATTCTACTTCGTCGCAGATATTTGATATTGGTTGTTTCTGGCGTAGTTATGTCTTTTGCGAGTTTCATGACTATCATTAACAAACCCATGTATCAAAGTTCAATGCAGATGTTAGTGATTTCCAAATTAAAAGAAGATTTAAGCTCAAATAATAGCCAACATAATTCAGAAATTAAATTTACAGATTCTGCTGCTCACGTTGCTGAATATACAATTCAGTTAAAACTGATGCTGAGTTCAAAGTTAATCCGGAAAACTGTAGATTTACTGCGTCCTTACTATCCAAATATTACCGTAGAAGATATCAGTTTTAGTCAAGAGGAAGATAAAAAACCACCTTTAAAAGTTACACAATTAGAAGGAATCAGAACAGTTAACAAGGTTTTTAGTCAAGTATTTGAAATTTCTTTTCAAGACCAAGATCCAGTCAAAACGCAAAGAGTTTTGCAAGCCTTACAGACAGTTTATCAAGATTACAACATCCAACAGAAAAATGAGCGATTGCATCAAGGTTTAGCTTTTATTAACGCCCGTCTACCAGAAATTAAACAAAAATTAATTCAATCTCAAAATCGGCTAGAAGAATTTCGCAAAAAACATAACCTACTAGATCCAGAAGCACAAAGTAAAATTTTACTCACATCTCTTGCTGATATCCAGAAGAATTTACAAACTACCAGCGCGGAAATTCAACAAGTACAAACCCTGTATGCAAACTTAAAACAAAAAATGGCGTCCTCATCCCAAAACGCCCTGATTACTCCTCATTTAAACCGCTCGACTCGTTATCAAGCTTTGCTCAATGAGATTCAAAAAACTGAATTAACTTTAGTTCAAGAACAAAAGCGCTATACAGATGCTTCTCCCACGGTACAAACACTAAAGCAGCAACGCCAAAATCAACTGGCGTTATTACAACAAGAAGCAAAAAAATTACTAGAAAATAAAGTTATCCATCCTGGTAATTCTGAAAAATCGCTATCAGTACCAAATGAAATCGAAGGTGTTGATGTTAAATTAATGGCAGAGGTTATTCAGACACAAACAAAAGCTTTAGGATTGATTGCTAACGAAAAAAGTTTAATCGAATCAGAACAAAATCTGCGAGTAGAACTGAAAAAATACCCAAGCTTAATAGCAGAATATAATCGACTACTCCCAGACGTAGAAACTAATCAAAAAAGTCTTGAACAATTGCTTCAACAACAACAATTATTAGGATTAAAAATTGCTCAAGGTGGGTTTGATTGGCAGGTTTTGCAAGAACCAGCAATTGGAACTGACATTAGTAATCACAAGTCATTACTTTTATTTGTAGGCGTGATAGCTGGGCCAATTTTAGGTATTTTGGTTGCTGTAATTTGGGAATTATTTGATAAATCGATCTATTCCACACAAGAATTACAAAGATTGGCGCGTCTCCAATTATTAGGTAAAATGCCCAATTTAAGCATGAATAGGTTTAAAAAGCGTTTGCCAAACCTATCTAATGAAAGAGAAAAAAATCTACCATATTTAATAACAGCAAACGATGTCATACTACCCCATCACCAAAGTTTAGAAATAATTTACCAAAACCTACAGATATTAAAACATTCCTCGCCTGTAAAATCGCTGCTGTTAACTTCAACATCGGTTGGTGAAGGGAAAACAACTTTAGCTTTGGGATTAGCAGCTAGTGCTGCTCATATGCATCAACGAGTACTGCTGATTGATGCTAATCTCCAGCGTCCTAGTCTACATAATATTTTAGAAATTTCTAATGATTGGGGGTTGTCTCTGTTATTAGTTGATGAAACAAATAGCCAAATTCATGAATATATCCAACCCATTCACCCATCTATTGATGTTTTGACTGCTGGGCCTTTTCCAGAAGATACAGTGACGCTATTTAGTTCTCAGAGAATGAAACAATTAATTGCATATTTTGGGCAGAATTATGATTTAGTATTGATTGATGCTTCGGCAATTTCAGATATGGTTGATGCAAGAATTCTCGCCCCCTTATGTGATGGAATCATCATGGTGAGTCGCATTGGTCAAGTTAAGCGAAATGAATTGATTCAGGCTAAAGAAATTTTGAGCAATTTAAATTTAGTTGGTGTTGTTGCTAACGAAGTTTCTTAA